In the Anomalospiza imberbis isolate Cuckoo-Finch-1a 21T00152 unplaced genomic scaffold, ASM3175350v1 scaffold_52, whole genome shotgun sequence genome, gggaatttggggtggaatttatggattttgggtggaatttaGGGATTTAGGGTGGGAatcggggattttgggtgggaatCAGGGATTTAGGGTGGAATTTatggattttgggtgggaatcggggattttgggtgggaatCAGGGAATTTGGGTGGGAATCAGGGAATTTGGGTGGAATTTATGGAGTTTAGGTGGGAAtcagggattttgggtggaatttagggattttgggtgggaatcggggattttgggtgggaatcggggattttgggtggaatttaTGGAGTTTAGGTGGGAAtcagggattttgggtggaatttagggattttgggtgggaatcggggattttgggtgggaatttagggattttgggtgggaatcagggattttgggtggaatttaGGGAATGTGGGTGGGAATCGGGGATTTTGGGTAATGGGATTTGCAGCAATTTGGGAGCAGGGCTctgagggtttggggttggaCCACCTCTGGGGTTAATTAGGGTGCTGCTTTATTAGCAGGGCCATCCTTGGAGCTCCCCACTTCATTGGGGGAGGGCTTCATTAGGGCCCCCACTTCATTAGCAGTGGCATCATTAAGGCCTCCCACTTCATTAGCGGGGTGTCGTTAGGGTTCCCTGCTTCATTAGTGGAGGCATCATTAGGGTTCCTTGCTTAATTAGAGCCCCTCACTTCATTAGCAAGAAGAGCTTGAGGACCCCCTGCTTCATTAGAGCTCTCCAGTTCATTACGGAGGCTTCATTAGGGACCCCCACTTAATTACTAGGGGCATCATTAGGAGCCCTACTTGGCTGGGAGGGTGTTAGGGCGCTAATTAGGGCAGAGCTTTGTTAAGGCTCTAATTAAGGACTCACGGGGCAGGGGGTTGCATCGCTCGTGGGCAGCCATCAGTGCCACGGCCAGCAGGTCCTGCAAAGCGGGGTAAAAACAGCTGTTTTAggcaaaaaaacaacccaattCAGGCAAAAAGGTTGTTTCTCTTAAGGAAAATACAATCAAAAGGCGGTTTGGGTCGGACTGACCTTGTCAGAGAGCCCGGAGAGGAACGCCTGCCCAAGGGTGTCTTCCTGGGGAGGAGAAAAGCATCAGAAAATCATCCTTAGGTAAAGCCGCCCGGTGTGGAGGGTCTGGAACGGGAGGGGTGGGTTTTGCCCGGTTTGGAGGGCAGCTCGAAGAGCCCCAGAACCAGAATTAGCATTCAACCCCCTTAAAGCTTCAACTGACCCCAACAGCCCCCAAACCCAACCCTTTGTAATGCCTGAAAAgccctaaatccccccaaaaccagaCCAAGCGCTTAAGTCCCAAAAGCTCAGAGTCAGCGCAGGTTTAACTCGGTCTCGTAGCTCTCTGCCTCACTGACACTGCAGGATTAAGGGTTTCTCTGGAGCTTaagctttccttttcttccgTATTTTAGTAAGATTTAAGGCGCTGAATTGATTTTCTGCTGCCCAAACCGGGCAAGGCGGCAAAGCCGCCTCAGGGCCTCCGGCACCTTCCCGCCTTTTGCCTTCGCCTCAGCGACGCTAGCCCCGCCCCTTCCCGGGAGCCGCATTCCATAGGCCGCGAGGCCGCGCCGCCAGCCAATCAGAAGGCAGAGATTGACTAAGCCACGCCTCTCTCCCCAGCTGCCGCTAGTTTTAAGGCGGTATCAGCCAATCAGAGATGAGGCGCGCAAAGGAGACGTCGCTGATTGGCTGGGCGCCGTGAGGGAGAAGTGTGAAGGTTTGTGAGGGGGAAGGGGGCCGGGGAAGGCGCTGCGGGCACAAAGCGTCGGGCGAGGCGCGCGGAACGAGGGCAGCGGGCAAGGGCGGCAAGTCCGGCTCGTGGCGGGCGTCCCGCGGAGCTGAGGGGCTCGCTGCCCTCGCCCGCGCCGCCCCTCCCTCGGCAACAGCCGCCGGCCCAGCGGCGCCGCGCGGGggaattttgttgtttttttctgattggCCGAGCCCCGCCGCGCCTGGCCAATGAGCGCGAGCCACGGGACCCTGGGCGTCCCCGCCCACccccgcgccggcggcggggccgctcgGAGCGTACCAAGCGCGGGCGTGCAGGGGGGGAGCCCAGCGGTTCGGGGTGCAGGGGCGCCGCGGCCCCCCACGCTCCCCGTGCAGCGCGGGGAGAGGGGGCTCCTCAGGGTCCCCGTAGGGAGCAGCTGGTCCGGAGTGGGGGGCGaggtggggtggggggcaggCTGGGAGTGAACCCCTCGCGGTGTCCCCCCCGGGGCAGCGCGTGGGGCGGTCCGGGCGGAAGTGAGGTGTCGCGCGCTGAGGCGCTTCCGGTGTGGGAGcggccggggctggggggctgagGGGCTGAGGCGGGGTCGCGCCCGGTGAGTGCCGGGGGGCGACAGCGGGGCCTGAGGGGCGGGcagggccccgcggggccgtgcggggcggCCGGAGGCAAAGCGGGGCTCGGGGGAAGCTGAGGGAGCGGTGACGGCGGGGGTTCCCGGTGGAGGAGGGGACGCGGATGTGGGGGACGGCGGGTGGGGGGGGCGGAGGGACGTGAGGGGACCcggagggtttggggacactgaggggggacacagggacagggagggctCCTGCGGGGTGACACGGAGGAGCCACCtggggacacggcacctggTGCCACCCAAATGTGGGACAGGAGCCAGCGCCGCCGGCGGGGACCGAGAGCTCGGCTTGGAAAACGGCGTTTTTAGCGCTCGCGGGAATCGTTAATGAGCGCGGAAATCCCCTTTGGGCAAGCCCCAAACCGCGCTGGGGAGCGGGGCCCGTGGGACCCTGATCCTGGGGCCATGGGGCTGGTTTTGAGGTGAAATCCCTGcttttgggggttccaggccgAGGCTGTGCCGTGCGTGGCAGCAGGAGCCCGATCCCTGCTTCCGTGGGCTGGCTTTGGGCTGAAATCCGTTCTTGTCTTGGGTGAAACCCCTGGTTTTGGTGGTTCCAGGCCGAGGCCACGCTGTGTGTGACAGGAGGAGCCCGgtggctgattttggggttaaaTGTGGTCTATTTTTGGGGTTCAATCCATTTTTTAGGGGTTAAAGCCCTGGTTTTTTGTGGTTCCAGGCCGAGGCCACGCTGTGTGTGACAGGAGGAGCCCGGTGGCTGATTTTGTGGTTAAATGTGGTCTATTTTGGGGGTTAAATCCATTTTTTTGGGGGTTAAAGCCCTGGTTTTTGTGGGCTCCAGGCCGAGGCCACACTCTGCACGGCGCTGGTCGTGGCAGGAGCCTGATCCCTGATTTTGTGGATTATTTTTTGAGTTAAAtgtgggttatttttggggtcAAAGCCCTGGTTTTTGTGGGTTCCAGGCCAAGGCCATGCTTTGCACGGCGCTGGTCTTGGCAGGAGCCTGATCGCTGATTTTGTGGTTAAATGTGGTCTATTTTTGGGGTTCAATCcatttttttggggttaaaGCCCTGGTTTTTGTGGGTTCCAGGCCGAGGCCATGCTGTGCATGGCGCTGGTCATGGCCGGCAGCCTGgtggctgattttggggttaaaTGTGGTCTATTTCTGGGGTTAAATCCATTTTTTTCGGGTTAAAGCCCTGGTTTTTGTGGGTTCCAGGCCGAGGCCACGCTGTGTGTGACAGGAGGAGCCTGGTGGCTGATTTTGAGGTTAAATGTGGTCTATTTCTGGGGaattttaaccccaaaaatccacttTTTTGGGGTTAAAGCCCTGGTTTTTGTGGGTTCCAGGCCGAGGCCATGCTGTGCACGGCGCTGGTCATGGCCGGCAGCCTGGCGCTCACCACGGCCGTGGTGGCCCACGCCTACTACCTGAAGCACCAGTTCTACCCCACCGTGGTGTACCTCACCAAATCCAGCCCCAGCATGGCCGTGAGTGCTTCGATCCTCGTTAATCACCCCTAATTAACCCGGGGGCGGGCTCAGGGCCTGCCCACACTGCCTCACTTCTGCTTTTGGAGCCGCCCCGGGGGCTGAGGGGCTCCCCGaaaacccctggggacagcagcggGGCTGGTTCCACCCATCCAGCCCCGGGGCCCGGGTTTGGGGCACCAAACccccctgggctgtccccaaAATGCCCTTTGGGGGCTGCTGGCCCCGCAGGTGCTGTACATCCAGGCCTTCGTGCTGGTGTTCCTGCTGGGCAAGTTCATGGGCAAGGTTTTCTTCGGGCAGCTGCGCGCGGCCGAGATGGAGGTGAGCGCTTAGTGGGGGAGTTCTGGACCCCAGAGGGTCTTGGGGGCTGATTTAGGGGGAGGTTTGGAGCCCAGAGGGTCTTGGGGGCTGATTTAGAGGGGATTTTGGAGCCCAGAGGGCCTTTGGGGCTGATTTAGGGGGGAGTTCTGGACCCCAAAGGGTCTTGGGGGCTGATTTAGGGGGGAGTTCTGGACCCTAGAGTGTCTTTGGTACCATCTGGAGGGATTTGTTGCCATTTTGAGAGGAGTTTATGACCCCAGAAGGCCTTTGGTGCTgttttaggggggattttggagcCCAGAAGGTCTTTGGTGCTGTTTGGGGGGAGAATTGATGCATTTTGGGGAAGGATTTTGAACCCTGAGAGTCTTTCAGTGCCACTTTGGGTGGGGATTTTGAACCCCAAGAGATCCTTGGTGCAAATTTTGGACCCCCAGAGTCTTTGGGcccaattttggggtgaattttgagCCCCCAGAGTCTTAGAGCCCCGTTTTGGGGTGAGTTTTGAACCCCCAGAGCCTTTTGGACCCcgttttggggtgaattttgaacccctggggggtttgggcccagttttggggtgaattttgagCCCCCAGAGTCTTTGGGCCTCGTTTTGGAGTGAATTTTGAACTCCCAGGGTTTTTGGGCCCcgttttggggtgaattttgagGCCCCAGGGGTTTGGGGCCCCGTTTTGGGGTCCAGCCTGGGGGGCTGCCCCTAAATCTGTCCTTCAGCATCTCCTGGAGCGCTCGTGGTACGCGGTGACCGAGACCTGCCTGGCCTTCACCGTCTTCAGGGACGACTTCAGCCCACGCTTTGTCGCCCTCTTCaccctcctccttttcctcaaGTGCTTCCACTGGCTGGCCGAGGACCGTGTGGATTTTGTGAGTGTtggcagcagggaaaacagctccaaaactgccccaaaaaaccccaaatccagcccgaaaccaccccaaaaataagCCAGAATCAACCCAGAACTTGCCTGAAACTAGCCCAAAAATAACCCGAAATCAGCCCGAAACCGGCCCAAAAATAACCCGAAATCAGCCCGAAACCAgcccaaaaataaccccaaaccaATCAGcctaaaccaacccaaacccagcccaaaaccaacccaaaaccagcccaaaccaACCTGAAATCAACCCCAAAAATAACTGAACCCACCCCAAAACTAGCCCCAGAGCAGCCCGAtgcacccagagcagctggcaatgagcccaaatcccattttttgatGGAAAAACGGGATTTTCCTCCCCTGCACAGATGGAGAGGAGCCCCAACATCTCGTGGCTCTTCCACTTCCGAATCGTCTGTGAGTGCTCctcatttgcatatttttgGGGAAGAACCCGGGGCATCCGAGCCTGCTGGGGCCTGATAACCCGAATGACCCTAATCAGCAGCGGCTTGTTAACGAGGGGgtgatggggggggggggggtgtgtgATAACGAGCTCCGTGGAGGGAAAACAAGGATCCGGATCCACGGCAAAACGGGGTGGAAAAATGGGATGTAGGGGTGTACTtcccaaaaccagaaaaatgggATGTAGGGGTGTACTtcccaaaaccagaaaaatgggatttagggGTGTACTtcccaaaaccagaaaaatgggATGTAGGGGTGTACTtcccaaaaccagaaaagtgGGATGTAGGAAATTATAAACCAATTTTGGAAggagtttttgggttttggtgggTAGGAGGCTGCAAGGTGTGGCTGGGAGTGGAGAATCCTGTTAATTAAGCTCCTCGTTAGTGGTGGGGTGTAGGAACCCcgccccagagctgctcccgaGGGTGGGTCCCGTTCATCTTTTGGGGTCTCCCGGCCCCTTTTCCCAGCCCTGATGCTCCTGCTGGGAATCCTGGACTTCCTCTTCGTCAGCCACGCCTACCACAGCATCCTGACCCGCGGCGCCTCCGTCCAGCTGGTCTTCGGCTTTGAGGTgggtgggggggtcccgggggtccccagggcCCCTCCCGGGGCGGGATGTCCCACCTGGCACCTGTCCCACCCCCAGTACGCCATCCTGATGACCATGGTGCTGACCATCTTCATCAAGTACGTGCTGCACTCCATCGACCTGCAGAACGAGAACCCCTGGGACAACAAGGCCGTGTTCATGCTCTACACTGAGCTCTTCACCGGTACCGCGGCcgctgggggctgggggagctcaaTTAGGCGTTGCTTAACGAGGAGTTGAAGTGTTGGTGGAGTTCAGGTGGGCTTGGTCGGTCAGTGAAGAGTCAGAGTCTTGGCGGTGCTCAGTTGATCTTCATCGGTCAGCGAAGGGCCGAAGTCATGGCGTTCGGCTGCTCTTGGTCGATCGACAAAGACTCGAAGTCTTGGTTTCCAGCGGGTTTTTGTTCTTAACGGCGATCCAGAGTGTTGGTGTTCAACTGGTCTTGGTGGTCAGCCAGAACTCGAAATGCGGGTGGTGCTTGGCTGGTCTTGGTTGGTCAGCGAACGCTCAAAGTCTTGGTGGGGTTCAATTGCTCTCCGTCAGTCAATGAAAAACCAAAGTCCCGGTGCCAACTGGTCTTGGTGGTCAGCCAAAACTCGGAGCGTTGGTGCTGCTTGGCTGGTCTTGGCTGGTCAGTGAAGGCTCAAAGTTTTGGTGTTCAGCTGGGCTGGGGTCATTAATGAAGGCTTGGGAGTGGCGGTGGTGCTCAACTGGCCTTGGTTGGCCAACCCAGACTTGCTCAGCCGGTCACCTCGGCTGTGCCAAAACTGGCCCGGGTGACCCTGGGGTCCCACCTCGTCGCCCGAGCTGTCCCCACCGAGTCCCCGCTGTGGTTCCTCCCCAGGGCTGATCAAGGTGCTGCTCTACATGGCCTTCATGACCATCATGATCAAGGTGCACACCTTCCCGCTCTTCGCCATCCGCCCCATGTACCTGGCCATGAGGTGAGGCCCCCTCGGCCCGGGGACGCGCCTGGGTGCGATCCCGATCCcatcctgatcccgatcccatcctgatcccatcccgatcccatcccgatcccatcctgatcccgatcccatcccgatcccatcctgatcccgatcccatccTGATCCTATCCTGATCCCATCCTCATCCCGATCCCATCTCGATCCCATCCTGATCccatcctgatcctgatcccatcccgatcccatccTGATCTCGATCCcatcctgatcccgatcccatcctgatcctgatcccatcCTGATCCCGAAcccgatcccaatcccgatcccatcccgatcccatcctgatcccgatcccatcccgatcccatcctgatcccgatcccatcctgatcctgatcccatcccgatcccatcctgatcccgatcccatcctgatcccgatcccatcctgatcccgatcccatcctgatcctgatcccatcccgatcccatcccgatcccatccTGATCCGGATCCCATCCTGATCCCATCTTGATCTCGATCCcatcctgatcccgatcccatcctgatcctgatcccatcCTGATCCCGAAcccgatcccaatcccgatcccaatcccaatcccatcccgatcccaatcccgtgctctgctccaggcagttCAAGAAGGCCGTTACCGACGCCATCATGTCCCGCCGTGCCATCCGCAACATGAACACGCTGTGAGTGCCCGGCTCCACCCtagaaaccccaaatcccgggaAAACCCCTACATCCATCcaccccagaaaccccaaatcccgggaAAACCCCTACATCCATCCgccccagaaaccccaaatcccaggggAGGTCAGGTACTTGATGGTCTTGGCTACCgcaggggaactgggatggagctgggatggagctgggatggaactgggagcgctgggaggGTTTGGCACCTTTGGGAATTTACCCAAAACCCGTTGAACTCCGGTGAGGAGAATtccaagctgctgctggcacaaccctaaatcccttttcccccgtaactgccccagctgtgggatttttggggagagATGTGGGATTTTTAGGACCAcatgtgggatttttgggaccggctgtgggatttttggggccaGCCGTGGGATTTTTGGGACCGGCTGTGGTTTGTCCCACGCAGGTATCCCGACGCCACGGCCGAGGAGCTGCAGGCCGTGGACAACGTGTGCATCATCTGCCGCGAGGAGATGGTGACAGGCGCCAAGCGCCTGCCCTGCAACCACATCTTCCACACCAGGTGCGGCTTCCCCGGCAGAAATCCCGGGGATTTCGGGGATTCTGGGgactggggggttttggggggtcacTGCTGCAGGTCTGCCAGCCTGCAGCGGcagtcccggtcccgatcccaatcctgatcccagTCCTGATCCCAGTCCTGAATCCATCCTAATCCCATCCCtatcccaatcctgatcccagTCCTGAATCCATCCTAATCCCATTCCtatcccaatcctgatcccgatcccaattCCAATCCCAATCCTGATTCCATCCTAATCCCATCCCTATCTcaatcctgatcccgatcccagtTCCAATCCCAATCCTGATTCCATCCTAATCCCATCCCAATTCCAATCCCGGTCCTGATCCCAAGCCTGATccaatcctgatcccaatcccgatcccatcccaatccacatcccagtcccatcccaatCCCCGCATCGCAGTGGAGGTTAATGAGGTCGCTAGTTAATTCAGGATTAATTAATTAGGGGCTCATTAGTGGGGTTGAATTCCTTTGGGGGGGtcagagggacatggaggggtcTCGGGGGCCAACGGCTGACAAGAGAGAAGTTAATTAACGGGTTAATTACCGCCAGGGGAATAAACCAGTGGGGGGGGTTTTGCGGGTGGCACTAACGGCATTAACGAAGGCATTAACGAAGGGGTTAATTAACCCTGCAGCTGCCTGCGCTCGTGGTTCCAGCGGCAGCAGACGTGCCCCACGTGCCGCATGGACGTGCTCCGCGCCTCGCTGCCCCCGCAGCCGCCCCCGGAGCCACCGgcaccggccccggccccggcggcaCAGCCCCCCAACTGTGAGTGACCACGGGGACCCCCAGGTGTGAGTGACCACGGGgacggggggacagggaccccaaactGTGAGTGACCAcggggatggggaggggacagggacccccaaactGTGAGTGACCACAGggatggggggacagggacccccagctgtGAGTGACCACGGGGACCCCCAAGTGTGAGTGaccacagggacagggacccccaaactCTGAGTGACCACGGGgacggggggacagggacccccaagTGTTAGTGACCAcggggatggggaggggacggggacCCCCAAGTGTGAGTGACCATGGGGACCCCCAAGTGTGAGTGaccacagggacagggacccccaagTGTGAGTGACCACGGGgacggggggacagggacccccagctgtGAGTgaccatggggacagggaggggaaagggacCCCAAACTGTGAGTGACCACAGGgacggggggacagggacccccagctgtGAGTGACCACTGCTGGGGCGCAAAGGGGCAGGGACGTCCCAGCCTGGGACATTCCCCCCGTGCCGCCCCCGCTCCCTTTGGGCTCGGGCAGGACAGGGGTCGGGGCTGGCGGCTCTCAGCGCTGCCCCGTCCCCGCAGTTCCCCAGGGAATGCTCCCTCCCTTCCCGCCGGGAATGTTCCCGTTCTGGCCGCCCGTGGGGCCCTTCCCGCCCGGCCCCGGTGTCCAGGCCCCGGCCGGCACTGACGGCTCGGCCACGGCCGCTGGCGCCGCTCCCGGTGAGTCCCACCCcgaatccccccaaatcccatcctgcCCCTTGTCCCACCCcgaatccccccaaatcccatcctgccccttgtcccaccccaaatccccccaattCCCGTCCTGCCCCTTgccccaccccaaatccccccaaatcccaccctgcCCCTTGTCccaccccaattccccccaaatcccaccccctgcccctTGTCCCACCCcgaatccccccaaatcccaccccctgccccttgtcccaccccaaatccccccaaatcccgtCCTGCCCCTTGTCCCACCCCGAATCCCATCCTGCCCCTtgtcccaccccaaatcccaccccctgcccctTGTCCCACCCcgaatcccccc is a window encoding:
- the SYVN1 gene encoding E3 ubiquitin-protein ligase synoviolin, with protein sequence MLCTALVMAGSLALTTAVVAHAYYLKHQFYPTVVYLTKSSPSMAVLYIQAFVLVFLLGKFMGKVFFGQLRAAEMEHLLERSWYAVTETCLAFTVFRDDFSPRFVALFTLLLFLKCFHWLAEDRVDFMERSPNISWLFHFRIVSLMLLLGILDFLFVSHAYHSILTRGASVQLVFGFEYAILMTMVLTIFIKYVLHSIDLQNENPWDNKAVFMLYTELFTGLIKVLLYMAFMTIMIKVHTFPLFAIRPMYLAMRQFKKAVTDAIMSRRAIRNMNTLYPDATAEELQAVDNVCIICREEMVTGAKRLPCNHIFHTSCLRSWFQRQQTCPTCRMDVLRASLPPQPPPEPPAPAPAPAAQPPNFPQGMLPPFPPGMFPFWPPVGPFPPGPGVQAPAGTDGSATAAGAAPGARAGAGPAAGAGAAGPEPGGAGAVPGLPLPPPWVGMPWPPLFGVPPMPVPPAGFAGLTEEELRAMEGHERQHLEARLQCLHNIHTLLDAAMLQINQYLGVLASVGTPRAAPRPPPAHEDPPEEPPAPGPSGATGATDPAPAEDEEDAAEGPEPREGPRHGRAAPAAPAEAGDPPPLTGTPGTPPPLTGTPQTDPSPPQDPKTDLKSPPGPPPTDRDPQDPPN